A section of the Planctomicrobium piriforme genome encodes:
- a CDS encoding EF-hand domain-containing protein — protein sequence MKKLTLSLLTVLSLSAFSSFAMAQADGEKPDLDATFKKMDKDSDGKVTQEEFLGKKEGDKLEKAKTLFSKLDKDSDGKLTLEEFKDRKKK from the coding sequence ATGAAAAAGTTGACTCTGTCTCTGCTGACTGTTCTGTCGCTGTCCGCCTTCAGTTCTTTCGCCATGGCTCAGGCTGACGGCGAAAAACCGGATCTCGACGCCACGTTCAAGAAAATGGACAAGGACAGCGACGGCAAGGTCACCCAGGAAGAGTTCCTCGGCAAGAAAGAAGGGGACAAGCTGGAAAAGGCCAAAACCCTGTTTTCCAAGCTCGACAAAGACAGCGACGGCAAGCTGACCCTCGAAGAGTTCAAAGACCGCAAAAAGAAGTGA
- a CDS encoding phosphate acyltransferase, whose protein sequence is MPLKSFDALFAAADQLPSPVPVAAAGGADSTVIQALELARRRGWIHPILTGDLDRISQIADQLDIDLGPFDLVAEPVDSAIEAVKLVRKGQARLLMKGQIATPALMKAVLDKEHGLRTGKTICQVVLMEITRDQRSFLMTDTGVTITPTLDQKRDLIETVVATAQHLGAPTPRVALMSATEKVTPALPDTLETDKLVELGREKRCGDCLVQGPLSFDLAYATDAGQKKGIGGDVTGAADAMVFPDLLSANLTVKGIMYTADCRFGGVLRGTTSPVVFMSRADTVETRMNSLAYALSLLGTRPR, encoded by the coding sequence ATGCCGCTGAAGAGCTTTGACGCGTTGTTCGCCGCCGCTGATCAATTGCCGTCCCCCGTGCCGGTCGCCGCCGCTGGCGGAGCCGACAGCACTGTGATTCAGGCGCTGGAACTCGCCCGACGCCGCGGCTGGATTCACCCGATTCTCACAGGCGACCTCGACCGCATTTCGCAGATCGCCGATCAACTGGATATCGACCTTGGCCCGTTTGACCTCGTCGCAGAACCGGTCGATTCGGCGATTGAAGCGGTGAAACTGGTTCGCAAAGGGCAAGCCCGTCTGCTCATGAAAGGGCAGATCGCCACGCCCGCTCTGATGAAAGCGGTGCTCGACAAAGAGCATGGGCTGCGAACCGGCAAAACGATCTGTCAGGTGGTGCTGATGGAAATCACCCGCGATCAACGGTCATTCCTGATGACCGATACCGGGGTGACGATCACCCCCACTCTTGACCAGAAGCGGGACTTGATTGAAACCGTTGTCGCCACGGCGCAACATCTCGGCGCGCCGACCCCCCGCGTGGCACTGATGTCCGCCACGGAGAAAGTCACGCCTGCTCTGCCTGACACTCTGGAAACAGACAAGCTCGTCGAACTTGGACGCGAGAAACGCTGCGGTGATTGTCTGGTGCAAGGACCGTTGTCGTTCGACCTCGCCTACGCCACGGACGCCGGGCAGAAAAAAGGGATCGGCGGCGACGTCACCGGTGCGGCCGACGCCATGGTCTTTCCGGACTTGCTGTCAGCAAACTTGACAGTGAAGGGCATCATGTACACCGCCGACTGCCGCTTCGGCGGCGTTCTGCGAGGCACCACCAGCCCCGTCGTCTTCATGTCCCGCGCCGACACAGTGGAAACCCGAATGAACTCGCTCGCCTACGCACTGTCCCTGTTGGGGACCAGACCCAGGTGA
- the hisD gene encoding histidinol dehydrogenase — MPLHIKTIDCSQGDAARQFAELREKLSPQGNVVSEAGRQRTIELFGAPLTPQQVVEKICQDVRSRGLEALLEYTRKLDRKELTAQTLRVSKQELSAAHAQADPKFLETIRRIRENVLEFQQAILSSDVVIRRVVDNARVELRQRYLPLKRVGICVPGGAAAYPSTVLMTAVPAQAAGVPEIAVVVPPTQYGAYNSDLLATCHELGITEVYRIGGAQAVAALAYGVEGLPRVDKIVGPGNLFVALAKRHVFGEVDIDSIAGPSEVIVLADESANPAYVASDLISQAEHSPGSAVLITWHPPLMAAVQQELERQLERLERGDLARQSLEDYGALILARGEEEAARLTDELATEHLHISTKNPDELLNKVQNAGAIFMGHYTPVALGDYVAGPSHVLPTGGTARFANGLCANDFLKRSSVIRYNREALALDADAVRMIADKEGLTAHRASVDIRLQD, encoded by the coding sequence ATGCCCCTGCACATCAAAACCATCGATTGCTCTCAAGGCGACGCTGCGCGACAGTTCGCCGAGTTGCGGGAGAAACTGAGTCCGCAGGGGAATGTCGTCTCCGAGGCAGGCCGGCAGCGCACGATTGAACTCTTCGGCGCGCCGCTCACTCCGCAACAAGTGGTCGAAAAGATCTGCCAGGATGTCCGCAGCCGCGGTCTGGAAGCGCTGCTGGAATACACACGCAAGCTGGATCGCAAAGAGCTGACCGCGCAGACGCTCCGCGTCAGCAAGCAGGAACTCTCCGCCGCACATGCGCAGGCAGACCCGAAGTTTCTCGAAACGATCCGTCGCATCCGTGAAAACGTCCTCGAATTTCAACAGGCGATTCTCAGCAGCGACGTCGTGATTCGCCGCGTCGTCGACAATGCCCGAGTGGAATTGCGGCAGCGTTACCTGCCGCTGAAACGGGTGGGAATCTGCGTGCCGGGCGGGGCGGCGGCTTATCCTTCGACGGTATTGATGACGGCGGTGCCGGCTCAGGCGGCCGGCGTGCCGGAGATTGCCGTCGTCGTTCCTCCCACGCAATATGGCGCTTACAACTCTGACCTGCTGGCGACGTGTCACGAACTGGGGATCACCGAGGTTTACCGCATCGGCGGGGCGCAAGCTGTCGCGGCTTTGGCCTATGGAGTGGAAGGCTTGCCCCGCGTCGACAAGATCGTGGGCCCGGGGAATCTGTTCGTAGCCCTGGCGAAACGGCACGTTTTCGGCGAAGTCGATATCGACAGCATCGCGGGCCCGAGCGAAGTGATTGTGCTGGCGGATGAATCGGCGAATCCCGCGTACGTCGCCAGTGATCTCATTTCTCAGGCCGAGCACAGTCCGGGTTCGGCCGTGCTGATTACCTGGCATCCGCCGCTGATGGCCGCCGTGCAACAGGAACTCGAACGGCAACTGGAACGTCTCGAACGGGGCGATCTCGCGCGGCAAAGTCTGGAAGACTATGGCGCACTGATTCTCGCCCGGGGTGAAGAAGAAGCCGCACGACTCACCGACGAACTGGCGACCGAGCATCTACATATCTCGACGAAGAACCCGGACGAGTTACTGAACAAGGTGCAGAACGCCGGCGCGATCTTCATGGGACACTACACGCCCGTTGCACTTGGAGATTATGTCGCAGGGCCCTCGCATGTGCTGCCGACCGGCGGGACGGCACGTTTCGCCAACGGATTGTGTGCGAATGACTTTTTGAAGCGGTCGTCCGTGATTCGGTATAATCGGGAAGCACTGGCCCTCGATGCGGACGCCGTGCGGATGATTGCCGACAAGGAAGGTCTGACGGCCCATCGGGCCAGCGTCGACATCCGTTTACAGGACTAG
- a CDS encoding ATP-binding cassette domain-containing protein: protein MIHVDALAKEFSDMKRGPVYALDHVSFDVRPGEIFGLLGPNGAGKTTCLRILSTVLKPTHGRALVAGYDVVRHPEQVRAHIGFMSNNTGIYDRMTGWEMVEYYGRLYGIPEEQLQSRLTEIFQTLQMNDFRDVLGSKMSTGMKQKVSIARTIVHDPPVLIFDEPTSGLDVLVARAVLETIASLKAKGKCIIFSTHIMREVEKLCDRVAIIHRGRILAMGTVEELTRAHGQPDIEEVFFKLIRDLETELAEI, encoded by the coding sequence ATGATCCACGTCGACGCACTGGCAAAAGAGTTTTCCGATATGAAACGGGGACCAGTCTACGCACTGGACCACGTTTCATTTGATGTTCGGCCCGGTGAAATCTTTGGCCTGCTGGGCCCCAACGGCGCCGGCAAAACCACCTGCCTGCGCATCCTCAGTACCGTACTCAAGCCGACGCATGGCCGCGCCCTGGTCGCCGGTTATGACGTCGTCCGGCACCCCGAACAGGTCCGGGCACACATCGGCTTCATGTCGAATAATACCGGCATCTACGACCGCATGACCGGCTGGGAAATGGTCGAATACTACGGTCGCCTCTACGGGATTCCGGAAGAGCAACTGCAATCGCGCTTGACCGAAATCTTCCAGACGCTGCAGATGAATGACTTTCGCGACGTGCTCGGCAGCAAGATGTCGACCGGCATGAAACAAAAGGTCTCGATCGCCCGTACGATCGTCCACGACCCGCCTGTGCTGATTTTCGATGAACCCACCTCAGGTCTCGACGTGCTGGTCGCCAGAGCCGTGCTGGAAACGATTGCCAGCCTGAAGGCCAAGGGAAAATGTATTATCTTCTCGACGCACATCATGCGGGAAGTTGAAAAACTGTGCGATCGGGTGGCGATCATCCATCGCGGCCGCATTCTGGCGATGGGCACTGTCGAGGAACTGACCCGGGCCCACGGTCAGCCCGACATTGAAGAGGTGTTCTTCAAACTGATTCGAGATCTGGAAACTGAACTCGCCGAAATTTGA
- the larE gene encoding ATP-dependent sacrificial sulfur transferase LarE — protein sequence MEPQLQQKAERLLQLMSSYGRVAVAFSGGVDSALVAKAAVLACGDRAVAVTGVSPSLASGELELATSVAAELGIRHEVVRTDEFAEPGYQANAGNRCYYCKTELYTELAAVRDRLGVDVICNGANLDDQGDHRPGMRAAQEHHVRSPLIEAGFNKADVRALAKAWNVPVWDKPASPCLSSRIAYGVEVTPERVRRVDAAELFLREALGLRELRVRLEQNELARIEVPLSAIEPLAQPEIRNQVTAEFRRLGFRYVTLDLEGFRSGSLNAALPMVTLEISRPATGAASS from the coding sequence ATGGAACCTCAGTTGCAGCAGAAAGCGGAGCGATTGCTGCAACTGATGAGCAGTTATGGTCGGGTTGCCGTCGCGTTTTCCGGCGGAGTCGACAGTGCCCTTGTCGCGAAGGCGGCCGTACTGGCGTGTGGCGATAGGGCCGTTGCGGTAACGGGAGTGAGTCCATCGTTGGCGTCTGGCGAACTGGAACTCGCAACCTCCGTTGCTGCCGAGTTGGGGATTCGTCACGAAGTCGTACGGACTGACGAGTTCGCGGAACCAGGCTATCAGGCGAACGCCGGTAATCGCTGTTACTACTGCAAGACCGAACTCTATACCGAGCTGGCTGCCGTTCGCGATCGGCTGGGGGTCGATGTGATCTGCAACGGCGCCAACCTGGACGATCAGGGAGATCACCGGCCAGGAATGCGGGCGGCGCAGGAACACCATGTCCGCAGTCCGCTCATTGAAGCGGGATTCAACAAGGCCGATGTGAGGGCATTGGCGAAAGCCTGGAATGTCCCGGTCTGGGACAAGCCGGCGTCTCCCTGTCTTTCGAGCCGGATTGCTTACGGAGTCGAAGTGACGCCGGAACGCGTCCGACGTGTGGATGCCGCTGAACTGTTTTTGCGAGAGGCGCTGGGCCTGCGGGAATTGCGAGTCCGGCTGGAACAGAATGAACTCGCCAGAATCGAAGTGCCGCTGTCGGCGATTGAGCCCCTTGCACAGCCGGAGATCCGAAATCAGGTGACGGCAGAATTCCGACGACTTGGTTTCCGATATGTGACGCTGGACCTGGAAGGATTCCGCTCAGGCAGCCTGAATGCCGCATTGCCGATGGTGACGCTGGAGATTTCTCGTCCTGCTACGGGTGCTGCCAGTTCATGA
- the dtd gene encoding D-aminoacyl-tRNA deacylase encodes MRAVIQRVRSASVTVNRTVVGEIAAGFLVLLGITTDDTREDVIYLAGKLCGLRVFEDDDGKMNRSITETGGAMLIVSQFTLYGDCRKGRRPSFIEAARPEVAEPLYQSFIAEIRGQGVPVATGTFQAQMDVALVNDGPVTLLLDSRKVF; translated from the coding sequence ATGCGCGCCGTCATTCAACGTGTTCGTTCCGCAAGCGTCACCGTCAACCGAACGGTCGTCGGTGAGATTGCCGCTGGATTTCTTGTGCTGCTCGGCATCACCACGGACGATACCCGTGAAGATGTCATCTATCTGGCCGGCAAGCTGTGCGGACTACGAGTGTTTGAAGACGACGACGGCAAGATGAACCGCTCGATCACCGAGACCGGCGGTGCGATGTTGATTGTCAGCCAGTTCACCCTCTACGGAGACTGTCGCAAAGGGCGTCGGCCCAGCTTCATCGAAGCCGCACGGCCAGAAGTCGCTGAGCCCCTTTATCAGAGCTTCATCGCCGAGATCCGCGGTCAGGGAGTGCCTGTCGCCACCGGCACGTTTCAAGCCCAGATGGACGTCGCCCTCGTCAACGACGGACCTGTGACGTTATTGCTGGACAGTCGCAAGGTGTTTTGA
- a CDS encoding cation:proton antiporter, with the protein MRLTRPLAMSGKRPELRLAVWIWLALTSAWLCSETGGASPLFAQSPAPAAAMETPATPMGETPPVETNAAPADHLHSVASPPGGEHSGHAEGGHSNPVAPLLAAMILILLLAKVFGDVFERIGLPAVLGELTVGIILGNIALMSGWHGLDFLKAPAEGVSGNPYDPGAALKMLAEIGVVLLLFQVGLESTVGDMLKVGASSFLVAILGVVAPILLGLGTGWLLLHDDPWQVWLFLGATLCATSVGITARVLKDLGRSQQRESQIVLGAAVIDDVLGLIVLAVVSGIIQKGADFDAMSLVWIVVYAVGFLFGAILLGNHLVTKPLFKIAMFLRGHGLLVTTALLICFGFAFLANLVGLAPIVGAFAAGLILEKAHYHDFEKKEDVELEKALEPLTALLVPIFFVQMGIMVDLASFANPSVWVLAGAITFVAILGKQVCAFGVLEKGLDRLSVGLGMIPRGEVGLIFAAVGASLVANGEKVVSPEIYSAIVVMVIITTMVTPPLLKWSMNRKRTTVT; encoded by the coding sequence ATGCGTTTGACCCGTCCACTGGCAATGTCCGGCAAGCGTCCGGAGCTGCGGCTCGCCGTGTGGATCTGGCTGGCATTGACGAGTGCCTGGCTCTGTTCCGAGACCGGAGGCGCATCGCCCCTCTTTGCCCAGTCCCCCGCGCCTGCTGCGGCCATGGAAACTCCTGCGACTCCAATGGGGGAAACACCCCCAGTGGAAACCAACGCGGCCCCGGCCGATCACCTGCACTCGGTTGCATCACCTCCAGGCGGGGAACATTCCGGGCACGCGGAAGGGGGGCATTCCAACCCTGTCGCGCCGCTGCTGGCGGCGATGATTCTGATTCTGTTATTGGCGAAAGTCTTTGGAGATGTGTTCGAACGCATCGGCCTGCCGGCGGTATTGGGCGAACTGACGGTCGGCATCATTCTGGGAAATATCGCTCTGATGAGCGGCTGGCACGGGCTCGATTTTCTCAAGGCTCCCGCTGAAGGGGTATCCGGCAATCCTTACGATCCCGGTGCTGCGCTAAAAATGCTGGCTGAGATTGGGGTCGTCCTACTGCTGTTTCAGGTGGGGCTCGAATCGACGGTCGGCGACATGCTGAAGGTCGGCGCGTCGTCCTTTCTGGTCGCCATTCTGGGAGTCGTCGCTCCGATTTTGCTGGGGTTGGGGACCGGCTGGCTGCTGCTGCACGATGATCCCTGGCAGGTGTGGCTGTTTTTGGGAGCGACCCTGTGTGCGACCAGCGTCGGGATCACGGCGAGAGTGCTGAAGGATCTGGGCCGCAGTCAGCAAAGGGAATCGCAGATTGTGCTCGGCGCGGCGGTGATCGACGACGTGTTGGGGCTGATCGTCCTGGCGGTCGTTTCAGGAATCATCCAGAAAGGGGCCGATTTCGACGCGATGAGCCTGGTCTGGATCGTCGTCTATGCGGTCGGATTTCTGTTCGGCGCGATTCTGCTGGGCAATCACCTGGTGACGAAGCCGCTGTTCAAAATCGCGATGTTTCTGCGAGGACATGGCCTGCTGGTGACGACCGCTCTGCTGATCTGCTTCGGATTTGCTTTCCTCGCAAATCTGGTGGGGCTCGCCCCGATTGTGGGAGCATTTGCGGCAGGATTGATTCTGGAGAAGGCCCACTATCACGACTTCGAGAAGAAAGAAGATGTCGAGTTGGAGAAGGCACTCGAACCGCTGACGGCGCTGCTGGTGCCGATCTTCTTCGTACAGATGGGGATCATGGTCGACCTGGCGAGTTTCGCGAATCCCAGCGTCTGGGTGCTGGCCGGAGCGATTACGTTTGTCGCGATTCTCGGCAAACAAGTGTGTGCGTTTGGCGTCCTGGAGAAAGGGCTGGATCGGCTGTCGGTCGGCCTGGGGATGATTCCCCGAGGCGAAGTGGGCCTGATCTTCGCTGCTGTGGGAGCGAGCCTGGTTGCCAATGGCGAAAAAGTGGTCAGCCCCGAGATCTATTCGGCCATCGTGGTGATGGTGATCATCACGACGATGGTGACCCCGCCGCTGCTGAAATGGTCAATGAATCGCAAGCGAACGACGGTGACATGA
- a CDS encoding PVC-type heme-binding CxxCH protein, with the protein MTARDTIHTRRITALTFVFLCGACLADETPGLKVPEGFQVTRFAGDDLAHDIFSMTIDSLGRVVVSGPGYVKILIDSDKDGIADRAQTFIDGPASGAQGMFFVGRDLLLAGGEGLIRYRDQDNNDQADGEPDVFLRIKAGNEHDLHAIRKGPDGWWYMIAGNAAGVSPQYAGLPSSPVRKPHAGVILRMKPDLSQGEIFAHGFRNAYDFDFSAAGEVYAFDSDGEKVMSLPWYQPTKLFHVLPGSHQGWVTNDWIRPDYFFDAAPVASAFGRGSPTGVVCYQHTAFPEKYHGALFLQDWTYGRIYSLSLEKNGSTWNGKPEEFVTTTGQFGFAPTDLEVGPGGEMYVCVGGRGTQGGVYCIRPTKKNPLSRPWPGGTGSPTAPSAKLDLCVNAPQPLSSWSRRVWEPVAKELTSEPFVNAAVDRNRSAKERIRAIEILTEKFNGLGGDLAAQLSMDPDPIIRARAAWSLGRTQNEKPNRPTLEPFFSDTDPLVVRAAMEAAQGGDDLQLEEFITPIGQQLANPDRFVRQAAMRVLTRANLNSVHKMAEIAFPKGWRAAIPVAGSFAVRNQGYAGYTIDIALRILKGKYSETLKLEAARTLQLGLGDVTPPTGDLDPVFDGYAPQVDLSTQAAAIDRLGIELASIYPQQMPLVDYELERVIAMIQPKDPALLDKVLSQITTDTSPVDDIHRLIVAARMPVTRTPVQRKFIALALLNLEPKIALGKLQQDSSWDDRVMELCSALVTLDADLPVAMLESPSFGLPGHVQFVQLLPKERIRQCAAVFLRQVQANPNYEWNSDLVYLLGVSGGETEKALLRSKFDDLSLRSAILSSLASEPEEQDRKLFVTGIETGSVETMLQCIEALHLLSSSTDPHENVVLARTLRKLGDRGDERMARDQTIELLRRNLQLQDNYILGLDGDAQEPAISAWLAAAQQRFPDQFAAISKADAQTLAQLKVRLVGIRWENGDATHGWQLFQSRSCTQCHGQRRALGPDLTGVAGRFSRDDLFTAIVFPNQDVSPRYQAVQVMTTDGHVRVGMILYEAVDGLVIRDANNQTYRIEMHEIEQRQTLTQSLMPSGLLQGLSDQDLSDLYAYLRSLGLKSAAVAEPEHLD; encoded by the coding sequence ATGACGGCTCGGGACACGATCCACACCCGCCGCATTACGGCGCTCACATTCGTATTTCTGTGCGGCGCGTGCTTGGCCGACGAAACGCCAGGACTAAAAGTCCCTGAAGGCTTTCAGGTCACCCGATTTGCCGGTGATGATCTCGCCCACGACATCTTCTCGATGACCATCGACTCCCTCGGTCGCGTCGTGGTCTCCGGGCCGGGCTATGTGAAAATTCTGATCGACTCCGATAAAGACGGCATCGCCGATCGGGCACAAACTTTCATCGATGGCCCTGCCAGCGGCGCGCAAGGCATGTTCTTCGTCGGGCGAGATCTGCTCCTTGCGGGCGGCGAAGGATTGATCCGCTATCGTGATCAGGATAACAACGATCAGGCTGACGGCGAGCCGGATGTGTTTCTGCGAATCAAAGCCGGCAACGAACACGATCTCCACGCCATCCGCAAAGGCCCCGACGGCTGGTGGTACATGATTGCCGGCAACGCGGCCGGGGTCAGTCCGCAATACGCCGGGCTCCCCTCATCACCGGTTCGCAAGCCACACGCCGGCGTGATTCTGCGCATGAAGCCCGACCTGTCGCAGGGGGAGATCTTCGCACACGGTTTTCGCAACGCCTACGACTTTGATTTCAGCGCCGCCGGCGAGGTGTATGCCTTCGACAGCGATGGCGAAAAGGTCATGAGCCTTCCCTGGTATCAGCCGACCAAGCTCTTCCATGTGCTGCCCGGCTCGCATCAGGGCTGGGTCACCAACGACTGGATTCGTCCTGATTACTTCTTCGATGCCGCACCCGTTGCATCCGCATTTGGCCGGGGCTCGCCGACTGGGGTCGTCTGTTATCAACACACGGCTTTTCCAGAAAAGTACCATGGCGCCCTGTTCCTGCAGGACTGGACCTATGGCCGCATCTACTCATTATCGCTTGAGAAGAACGGCAGCACCTGGAACGGGAAGCCGGAAGAGTTCGTGACCACCACCGGCCAGTTCGGCTTTGCTCCCACCGATCTCGAAGTCGGACCCGGCGGCGAGATGTATGTCTGCGTCGGCGGAAGGGGAACGCAAGGGGGCGTGTACTGCATCCGTCCCACCAAAAAGAATCCTCTCTCTCGCCCCTGGCCCGGCGGGACCGGCTCACCGACGGCTCCGTCCGCCAAGCTCGATCTTTGCGTCAATGCCCCCCAACCCCTCAGCAGTTGGTCGCGTCGCGTCTGGGAACCGGTGGCGAAGGAACTGACCAGCGAACCGTTCGTGAATGCCGCCGTTGACCGCAATCGCTCGGCGAAGGAACGCATTCGCGCCATCGAGATCCTCACCGAGAAATTCAACGGTCTCGGCGGCGACCTGGCAGCACAACTGTCGATGGATCCCGATCCAATCATTCGGGCTCGCGCCGCCTGGTCGCTGGGTCGTACGCAGAACGAAAAGCCCAATCGTCCCACACTGGAACCGTTCTTCTCTGACACTGATCCGCTCGTCGTCCGCGCGGCGATGGAAGCCGCACAAGGGGGCGATGACCTGCAGCTCGAAGAGTTCATCACGCCCATCGGACAGCAACTCGCAAACCCCGACCGCTTCGTTCGCCAGGCTGCCATGCGCGTGCTGACGCGGGCGAACCTCAACAGCGTGCACAAGATGGCCGAGATCGCCTTCCCCAAAGGCTGGCGCGCCGCCATCCCCGTCGCCGGCTCGTTCGCCGTCCGGAACCAAGGCTATGCCGGCTACACCATCGACATCGCTCTTCGGATTCTCAAAGGCAAATACAGCGAGACCCTGAAACTCGAAGCCGCGCGAACCCTGCAACTTGGACTCGGAGACGTCACACCCCCGACCGGCGACCTCGATCCCGTTTTCGACGGTTATGCACCACAGGTGGACCTTTCCACGCAGGCGGCTGCGATTGACAGACTGGGAATCGAACTCGCCTCGATCTATCCCCAACAAATGCCGCTGGTCGATTATGAACTGGAACGGGTCATTGCGATGATCCAGCCCAAAGATCCCGCACTGCTCGACAAAGTGCTCTCGCAGATCACCACCGACACCAGTCCGGTGGACGACATCCATCGACTGATTGTGGCCGCAAGAATGCCGGTCACTCGCACGCCTGTGCAACGAAAGTTCATCGCTCTGGCGTTGCTGAATCTCGAACCCAAAATCGCCTTGGGCAAATTGCAGCAGGACAGCAGTTGGGATGATCGGGTGATGGAACTCTGCAGCGCACTGGTTACGTTGGACGCAGATCTGCCTGTCGCCATGCTCGAAAGCCCCAGCTTCGGTCTCCCAGGCCATGTGCAGTTCGTGCAACTGCTGCCCAAAGAGCGGATCCGCCAATGTGCCGCGGTCTTCCTCAGACAAGTTCAGGCGAATCCCAACTATGAATGGAATTCCGATCTCGTCTATCTGCTGGGAGTCTCCGGCGGCGAGACCGAGAAGGCGCTGCTTCGCAGCAAGTTCGATGACCTTTCATTGAGAAGCGCCATTCTTTCCAGTCTGGCCAGCGAGCCGGAGGAACAGGACCGCAAGCTGTTCGTGACCGGCATCGAGACCGGCTCGGTCGAGACGATGCTGCAATGCATCGAAGCCCTGCACCTGCTCTCCTCCAGCACTGATCCTCATGAAAACGTCGTGCTGGCGAGAACCCTGCGAAAACTGGGCGACCGCGGCGACGAGCGGATGGCCCGCGACCAGACGATTGAACTCTTACGCCGCAACCTGCAGCTGCAGGACAACTACATTCTGGGACTGGATGGAGATGCCCAGGAACCGGCGATCTCGGCCTGGCTGGCGGCAGCGCAGCAGCGGTTCCCAGATCAGTTTGCCGCCATTTCCAAGGCCGACGCCCAGACTCTCGCACAGCTCAAAGTTCGCCTCGTCGGCATCCGCTGGGAAAACGGCGACGCAACGCATGGCTGGCAGTTATTCCAGTCTCGCAGTTGCACGCAGTGTCATGGCCAGCGCCGCGCGCTCGGACCCGACCTGACAGGCGTCGCCGGACGCTTCTCGCGCGATGACCTGTTTACCGCCATCGTCTTTCCGAATCAGGACGTCTCTCCCCGCTACCAAGCTGTCCAGGTGATGACCACCGACGGTCACGTTCGGGTCGGCATGATTCTTTACGAAGCGGTCGACGGACTGGTGATTCGCGACGCAAACAACCAGACTTACCGCATCGAGATGCACGAGATCGAACAGCGTCAGACCTTGACGCAGTCCCTGATGCCCTCAGGTTTGCTGCAAGGACTGTCGGATCAGGATCTGTCCGATCTGTATGCCTATCTGCGGAGCCTCGGACTCAAATCCGCCGCAGTGGCGGAACCAGAACACCTGGACTGA
- a CDS encoding MauE/DoxX family redox-associated membrane protein, giving the protein MNISGWQSRWLRLLVAVFSVWLIAATWPLWWNAPAVDCPRIPWFAWLLNVPFWLDRVALVGTLAGAVLMGASSVGRASCNERLRLTGTSLFVAGWLVLVALDQHRLQPWACQFILFGTLTLLLPQGDCTGYWRWIVASIYIWSAISKCDAAFLTAQGQLLLQGLLDPLGIDQTFWPLRIRVWLAGTFPIGEMLVGVLLLTPRTRRWGLFGSIAMHLALLWTLGYSLGHEWGVLIWNLFFIAQNIVVFGWNGDTPAETQTRQGVISEAARQKPRPHGKAFLPVAFTCFAVAYPGFETIGWCDHWPAWAVYSSRPAQVRILIDEDSARKLPVELKRFLGRPQPLDDRVPFSLEAWSFATTQSPVYPQLRYRLAAALALLGRHVPDDALTIEVQSTPDRWTGKRQPETLSGQAQIEAACQRSFFNTRAR; this is encoded by the coding sequence ATGAACATTTCAGGATGGCAATCGCGCTGGCTGCGGCTGCTGGTTGCGGTGTTCTCGGTCTGGCTGATTGCGGCAACCTGGCCCTTGTGGTGGAACGCTCCTGCGGTCGATTGCCCGCGAATTCCGTGGTTTGCCTGGCTCTTGAATGTTCCATTTTGGCTGGACCGTGTCGCACTGGTGGGGACGTTGGCGGGCGCCGTGTTGATGGGGGCGTCGTCGGTCGGGCGTGCATCGTGCAACGAACGGCTGCGTTTGACTGGAACATCCTTGTTCGTCGCCGGTTGGCTGGTGCTGGTCGCGCTCGATCAGCATCGACTGCAACCGTGGGCCTGTCAGTTCATTCTGTTTGGAACGCTGACGCTGCTGCTGCCGCAGGGGGACTGCACGGGGTACTGGCGGTGGATTGTTGCCAGCATCTACATCTGGTCGGCAATTTCGAAATGTGATGCGGCGTTTCTCACCGCACAGGGGCAACTTCTGTTGCAGGGGCTCCTCGACCCGTTGGGAATCGATCAGACGTTCTGGCCGCTGCGGATTCGGGTTTGGCTGGCGGGGACGTTTCCGATTGGGGAGATGCTGGTTGGCGTGTTGCTGCTGACTCCCAGAACGCGGCGATGGGGCTTGTTCGGTTCGATTGCGATGCACCTCGCGTTGTTATGGACGCTGGGTTACAGCCTGGGGCATGAATGGGGGGTGTTGATCTGGAACCTGTTCTTCATTGCTCAGAACATCGTCGTCTTCGGCTGGAACGGTGACACTCCCGCCGAGACGCAAACAAGGCAGGGCGTGATCTCCGAAGCGGCTCGGCAGAAGCCTCGCCCTCACGGGAAGGCATTCCTGCCGGTGGCATTCACCTGTTTTGCCGTCGCGTATCCTGGTTTCGAAACGATTGGCTGGTGCGATCACTGGCCTGCCTGGGCGGTCTACAGCTCGCGACCTGCGCAGGTTCGCATCCTGATTGATGAAGACAGTGCACGGAAATTGCCGGTCGAACTGAAGCGCTTTCTGGGACGACCGCAACCGCTCGATGATCGCGTGCCGTTCAGTCTCGAAGCCTGGTCCTTCGCAACGACTCAAAGCCCGGTGTATCCGCAACTCCGCTATCGCCTGGCCGCCGCGCTGGCATTGCTGGGAAGACACGTTCCGGACGACGCGCTCACCATTGAAGTGCAATCCACACCGGATCGCTGGACCGGCAAACGGCAGCCAGAGACATTGTCCGGCCAGGCGCAGATCGAAGCTGCGTGCCAGAGGTCTTTCTTCAATACGCGCGCTCGATGA